In a single window of the Coffea eugenioides isolate CCC68of unplaced genomic scaffold, Ceug_1.0 ScVebR1_124;HRSCAF=539, whole genome shotgun sequence genome:
- the LOC113755149 gene encoding uncharacterized protein LOC113755149 isoform X3 yields MTSRTLRRRVHHGDVDGKRDEHLDCSGVDPLNEPLLGNQQYDHDKASEECTLADLLDDGRSRENLHWAMLFSQLIAQWAQWLANIVFGSGSFIGRLLPFASAPQDGVKRKILPPLLSHLQEARLKHLKQRLAVSFDGDYLQHQDALRHLWRLAYPNKELPSLKSEQWKEMGWQGSDPSTDFRGGGFISLENLIFFAKTYPEAFQNLLHKRDGNRSEWEYPFAVAGINVSFMLVQMLDLQSESLRGVSTRTYCNFIVCV; encoded by the exons ATGACGTCTCGGACTTTGAGGAGAAGGGTTCACCATGGAGATGTTGACGGGAAAAGGGACGAGCATTTGGATTGTTCGGGAGTAGATCCTTTGAATGAGCCGTTACTTGGGAATCAACAATACGACCATGATAAGGCTTCTGAG GAATGTACACTTGCAGATCTTTTGGATGATGGACGGAGCAGAGAAAACTTGCACTGGGCAATGCTTTTTTCTCAATTAATTGCACAATGGGCTCAGTGGTTGG CAAATATTGTTTTTGGATCTGGATCTTTTATCGGAAGGCTTCTGCCATTTGCTTCAGCTCCTCAAGATGGAGTGAAAAGGAAGATTTTACCACCTTTGCTGAGTCATTTACAG GAAGCAAGACTCAAGCATCTAAAACAGAGGCTGGCAGTTTCTTTTGATGGCGATTATTTGCAGCATCAA GATGCACTTAGACATCTGTGGAGGTTAGCTTATCCTAATAAGGAGCTCCCATCCCTTAAATCAGAACAATGGAAAGAGATGGGTTGGCAAGGGTCTGATCCTTCAACAGACTTCAG GGGCGGAGGATTTATATCATTGGAAAATCTTATCTTCTTTGCTAAGACGTACCCG GAAGCTTTCCAGAATTTGTTGCATAAAAGAGACGGAAACAGATCTGAATGGGAGTACCCTTTTGCTGTAGCTGGCATCAATGTTTCATTTATGTTGGTGCAGATGTTAGATCTTCAATCAG